The proteins below come from a single Drosophila kikkawai strain 14028-0561.14 chromosome 3R, DkikHiC1v2, whole genome shotgun sequence genomic window:
- the LOC108077710 gene encoding putative peptidyl-tRNA hydrolase PTRHD1 — protein sequence MSNIVQYIVVRSDLRSALNWPMGAVIAQCCHATAAVMHLNSEDTDTVSYLQDLDNMHKVVLEAKDEAALVKLSEKLKEHDIKHKLWIEQPENIPTCIALKPYVKDNVHKYVKHFKLLKE from the exons ATGAGCAATATCGTGCAATATATTGTTGTGCGCAGTGATTTACGTTCTGCGCTCAATTGGCCCATGGGTGCGGTTATCGCACAATGTTGCCACGCCACCGCCGCCGTAATGCATTTGAATTCGGAAGATACGGACACGGTTTCCTATTTACAGGATCTGGACAATATGCACAAAGTGGTCCTGGAG GCCAAAGATGAGGCGGCTCTGGTGAAGCTCAGCGAGAAGTTGAAGGAGCACGATATTAAGCACAAGTTGTGGATTGAACAGCCCGAGAATATTCCCACCTGCATCGCCCTGAAGCCCTACGTCAAGGATAATGTCCACAAATATGTTAAGCATTTCAAGCTGCTGAAAGAGTAA